ATTCGAGCGTTGATGATGTGCATGGCGCTGTGATGATCCCCGGCCGCCGTGGTACTGTGGCGAAAAGGTTCCACCCATGCCGCGCATGACCGGACAATGCAAGAGATGCACAGGGGCCGTCCGCTGGGCCGTTCTGCTGGCGCTGAGCGCGTGCCCCTCGCCCCCGCCGGAGCCGCCCGCGCGCGCGTCGCTACCGCTCATCGTGGGCATGGAATATGCCTTCCCGGGGCTCGCCGGGGAACTCACGGGGACACGCATGCCGGGCGTGAAGTTCTTCCCGTCGCTGTTCAATTGGGGCGAGATGCAGGCGACCGCCGAGAGCGCGATCGATTTCCGCCTGCTGGACCGGCTGGTGAAGGAGTACCAGGACGCGGGCTTCTCCGATTGCATGGTTGCGCTGCACTCGAAATGCCCGTGGGGTTCGGTCCAGGGGAATCCGCTGGCGCCGGACCCGAATTACGCGCCGAAACCGGAATATCAAGACGAATATGCCGCGTGGGTCCAGGCCGTCGTGGAACGCTACGACCATGACGGCGTCCAGGACATGGACGGACTGTCCCGCGCGATCCGGTATTACGAGATGGGCACCGAGTTCTCGACGTATGAGCCGGAGCCGGTCGCCGAGTATCTGGGCATGTTGGCGATGGCCTATGCCGCGGCGCACGCCGCCTTCGCGGACGCAATCGTGATGAACGCCGCTTTTCTGACCACAACGGCGTTCGTCCATGATCCGGGGCCGGAGGAATACGAGGAGGCCTTCGCGCAGGTCAGTGCGCGCATTATGTACCACTCGCTCGAGGACATCCGCGCGGTCCTGGACCGCCCGGACCTGTTTGACGCCGTCAATTTCCACGCACTGGCCTCGCCGCTGGAAATCGAGGCCACCGCCGCGTGGCTGCGCTACGAAATGGGCCTGCGCGGCTACGACAAGCCGCTGGTCATTTCCGACACGTCGCCGAACCCCCTGATCGGATGGGGGGCGGCCACGGTCTGCAATACTTTGCCGCAATGGATGGGGCTGGTTCTTCCGCCTGCAACGGAGGCGGACCGCTGCCGTCTGGCCGATTTCTTCACGCTCCTCATCGACAAGGACCAGCCGACCCTCGACTGGACCTACGGCCAAGTCGCCCGGGACATGGCCAAGATGATCGTGATCGCCGCCGAACAGGACATCGCGTTCCTCAACACTTCGTTCATGGAAGACTTTGTCCAGATGCAGGCGCCTGCGTTCCAGGCGGCCGCGGGCCTCAGCGCGTGGGGCGGAATGGCCACGACGACGTTCAACGTGGTCACGCAAGAACACACTATCCAGGAACTGCGCCCCCTCTACTACGCCATCAAACAAACCGTCGACCGGCTGGACAAGAGCGTGCTCGTCGAGCGCGTCGAAACGGACGATGCCGATGTCCGCCTCTATCGCGTGTGGCAGACCGGCAGCGTCATCGCGCCGGCGCTCTGGACCGCGTGGTACGAACCCGGCGCGCTCTTCCTCCCGGGCGATGAGGAACCCGAGGTCACCCTGTCGCTGGACGTGCCGGCGGCGTCTGTAGTCGTCGAGGAACTCGTCTCCGCCGCCAATCAGCCGCCGCTCTCCTACACTGTCCCCGCTTCAGGCGGCACGGTCGAAGTGATGCTGCGTTCCACGCCCGTGTTTATCCTCCCCGCCGGGGCGTGAACGGTTCAGCCCCACCCGCTCTCAATTGTAATCCCACAATCGTTTTGTGCTTCTTTGGTATTCGCGCCGAACCTGTGGTATAACTTCGATGATCGTGCCGTCCGTTGTCGAAGACGCATGAGGGTCCGTGACAGGCACCAACAACAGCGCTTCAGGCGTAATGCCGGGGGATTCCAAATGGAATCGTTTTGTATTACCAAATCTGGATTGCAGAGTGTCATTCGCCGCGTCCGTCTCTTGTTGATTCCCGGATTGCTGGCCGTCTGGAGTCTCGCGGCCGCAGCAGCGACTCCGCGTATTCTGTACGTCGGCGATAGCTGGACCGCCTATCCGTGGCAACAGGACCCGCCCGCGCTGCGCGACGCACTGGACGAATATGGATTGGGTCAGTACGAGGAAAACGGCGACTTGGCGCTGTATCGCGCGACAGCCGCCGACTGGGACACAGCGGACCCCCTCGCCCAGATAACGGCCAAGCTCGTCCAATACCCGACGATTGACATCATACACATCAGCCTTGGCGGCAATGACATCAATATGGGCTGGCGCGACGCGGCGGACAAGGAAGCCTTCCTCGACGTCACGGCGCAGCATATCCGGAATATCGCCCTGCACTGTCTGAACGTGCGGCCCAATGTGCGCGTGGCCATTTCCAGCTATGACTACCTGAACATCTCCGAGGGGTTCACCTATAACGAATACGGCCTCGTCACCGGTGCCGACATGGGCGTCACGCTGGCGTATGTCCTGTACGGGTTCTCGGTGCCCGTCACGGTCCTAGACGTGTTGAACAATCAGAACACGATGAACGATGTCTTCATCGGCCTGGAACAGCGCAAGCTCAACGTCGCGCGCGAGCTGGACCGTGTCGCCTATCTGCACCATTTCGGCCTGATGCAGGCGGCCTACGGCATCCCCAGCTTGGGCATCCCGCCCAATGTGCCCGACGGCCTCCCCGACGGCCCTTCTAACGACTACGCGGACTTCCCCGGCGGTAATCGCGACCTCTTCAGCCCAAAGGAAGCCATGGTCAACTCCGATGACGGCAT
The sequence above is drawn from the Candidatus Hydrogenedentota bacterium genome and encodes:
- a CDS encoding SGNH/GDSL hydrolase family protein codes for the protein MESFCITKSGLQSVIRRVRLLLIPGLLAVWSLAAAAATPRILYVGDSWTAYPWQQDPPALRDALDEYGLGQYEENGDLALYRATAADWDTADPLAQITAKLVQYPTIDIIHISLGGNDINMGWRDAADKEAFLDVTAQHIRNIALHCLNVRPNVRVAISSYDYLNISEGFTYNEYGLVTGADMGVTLAYVLYGFSVPVTVLDVLNNQNTMNDVFIGLEQRKLNVARELDRVAYLHHFGLMQAAYGIPSLGIPPNVPDGLPDGPSNDYADFPGGNRDLFSPKEAMVNSDDGIDPIHLNEGGFLWLMRNAILQVYYAWLIDSIPPSVSGVARAAGAANPTYADAVDFTVTFSEPVTGVDNADFAVDAGSGIAGAAIAEVQG